A single genomic interval of Candidatus Jordarchaeales archaeon harbors:
- a CDS encoding ATPase domain-containing protein, translating into MIERVKTGIPGLDEITNGGFVKGTNILVTGGAGTGKTIFCMQFLYYGAKEYDEPGVFVTLEERPDDLRREAMQFGWDLKKLENEGKLIIIDAASSKAGIPTSEPYTLKRGFDISTLAQEIYRATKEINAERVVIDSLSSLGIRFESMTAIRTAIFKIASLLNDLNTTSLLTSEITSKNELSRFGVEEFIAQGIIVLYLNEERGELKRSLVVRKLRFTKHSLKVMPFEISERGIIILPSSGI; encoded by the coding sequence ATGATTGAAAGAGTTAAAACAGGTATACCTGGACTCGACGAAATAACGAATGGGGGCTTCGTTAAAGGAACTAACATTTTAGTTACAGGTGGAGCGGGAACTGGAAAAACTATCTTCTGCATGCAGTTCCTCTACTACGGAGCTAAAGAGTACGACGAACCTGGCGTTTTCGTAACCCTCGAAGAGCGACCAGACGATCTAAGACGGGAAGCTATGCAGTTTGGCTGGGATCTTAAGAAACTAGAAAACGAAGGGAAACTCATCATAATAGATGCCGCGTCCAGTAAAGCCGGAATACCCACCTCTGAGCCCTACACCCTGAAAAGAGGCTTTGACATAAGCACGTTAGCTCAGGAGATATATAGAGCTACAAAAGAGATAAACGCTGAACGCGTTGTGATAGACTCGCTCTCAAGTCTCGGAATAAGGTTTGAGTCTATGACGGCCATTAGAACCGCTATATTCAAGATCGCGTCACTGCTGAATGATTTAAATACAACAAGTCTCTTGACCTCTGAAATAACTTCAAAAAACGAGCTTTCAAGGTTCGGAGTGGAGGAGTTTATAGCTCAAGGAATAATAGTTCTCTACCTGAATGAAGAGAGAGGCGAGCTTAAGAGGTCGCTAGTTGTTAGAAAACTGAGGTTCACAAAACATTCCCTTAAAGTAATGCCATTCGAGATCAGTGAAAGGGGAA
- a CDS encoding Lrp/AsnC family transcriptional regulator has protein sequence MEMDSLDIEILKILQNDSRTPFTQIAKQLQVPDTTVHFRVRKLVERGIIRKFTVAVSAEKLGYNTLALVRLIVGGHIVRDLTLKRTREIAESLLKNDFVRLIGVGGEGNELYLVIVARSNEELESIISNFRRSPDVQEVSVWRLNELLKGEEIIGLISEKEK, from the coding sequence ATGGAAATGGATTCTCTTGACATTGAAATATTGAAAATACTTCAGAATGATTCGAGAACCCCTTTTACCCAGATTGCTAAGCAGCTTCAAGTGCCTGACACAACAGTACATTTTAGGGTTCGTAAACTTGTCGAGCGAGGCATAATCCGGAAGTTTACTGTGGCTGTTTCGGCTGAAAAGCTTGGGTATAACACTTTGGCTCTTGTTCGGCTAATCGTGGGAGGTCATATCGTTAGAGACTTAACCCTCAAAAGAACAAGAGAGATCGCTGAAAGCTTACTGAAAAACGACTTTGTAAGGTTAATTGGTGTCGGCGGCGAAGGAAACGAACTTTATCTAGTGATTGTTGCTAGATCTAATGAAGAACTTGAATCTATAATTTCAAACTTTAGAAGAAGTCCAGACGTTCAAGAAGTAAGCGTGTGGCGTTTGAACGAGCTGTTGAAAGGAGAAGAAATAATAGGGTTAATAAGCGAAAAAGAAAAGTAG
- a CDS encoding AMP phosphorylase gives MKEFETRIVDIDFESATIVMNVHDASEIHAEVGDRVKLIADGRELTVNVALSDSMVGRGEIGIPKRLSKLINLSDGESIILDTAPSTPALEHVRKKMRGEELSRDEISIIVQSIVKGELSPIEIAAFILAQYFNGMSDREIEALTISMAESGEKLRFNEETYDKHSIGGVPGNKVSLLVVPIVAASGLLIPKTSSKAITSPSGTADTMEVLAPVCFTIDEFKEIVEHVKGAIVWGGGLNIAPADDIIIKVEHPLMVDPTPQMIASILAKKLAVGVNNMVLDIPVGKGCKVQSMNEAEELASRVIKIGKKLGIKIQCGITYGGQPVGYTVGPSLEAKEALEALMGSGPMSLIEKATSLAGILLEMGGKAGVGQGYSVAKSILENGRALSKMREIIAAQGGDPNIKPEEIPVGNYTAAVKAESGGYVVEVDNEAVKLIARAAGAPADKGAGVVLRFKRGYKVSKGDTLLEIYSGSEHRLSKALELAYSLIPVRVEGMLLGRISE, from the coding sequence TTGAAAGAGTTCGAGACGCGCATCGTAGACATCGATTTCGAATCTGCGACAATAGTTATGAACGTTCATGACGCTAGTGAAATTCACGCTGAAGTGGGAGACAGGGTTAAGCTTATCGCCGATGGGCGTGAGTTAACGGTTAACGTAGCCCTCTCCGATTCTATGGTGGGGAGGGGAGAGATAGGCATCCCTAAACGTTTAAGCAAGCTAATTAACCTGTCTGACGGTGAATCCATTATCTTAGACACAGCACCCTCCACTCCTGCGCTTGAACATGTAAGGAAGAAAATGCGGGGGGAAGAATTATCCCGTGATGAAATCTCCATTATAGTCCAAAGCATAGTTAAAGGAGAGCTAAGCCCGATCGAAATAGCGGCATTTATTTTGGCGCAATACTTTAACGGGATGAGTGACCGAGAAATAGAAGCTCTAACCATTTCTATGGCGGAGAGCGGGGAAAAATTGCGTTTTAACGAAGAAACTTACGACAAACACTCTATCGGCGGCGTTCCCGGGAACAAAGTAAGTTTGCTAGTAGTACCCATAGTGGCCGCCTCAGGCCTCCTGATTCCCAAGACCAGCAGTAAGGCTATCACAAGTCCGAGCGGGACGGCAGACACGATGGAAGTTCTGGCTCCAGTGTGCTTCACCATCGACGAGTTTAAAGAAATCGTTGAACACGTGAAAGGCGCCATAGTGTGGGGGGGTGGCTTAAACATAGCGCCAGCCGACGACATAATAATCAAAGTAGAGCATCCATTAATGGTCGATCCGACTCCTCAAATGATAGCAAGCATTCTAGCCAAGAAACTCGCTGTGGGCGTGAACAACATGGTTTTAGATATACCGGTGGGAAAGGGGTGCAAGGTACAAAGCATGAACGAAGCAGAAGAACTAGCATCTAGAGTCATAAAAATAGGTAAAAAGCTAGGCATAAAGATCCAGTGCGGGATCACTTATGGAGGGCAGCCCGTCGGCTATACTGTCGGCCCCTCTCTAGAGGCGAAAGAGGCGCTAGAAGCACTTATGGGAAGTGGTCCCATGAGCTTAATCGAAAAAGCGACATCTTTAGCAGGGATCCTCCTGGAAATGGGAGGCAAAGCCGGGGTAGGACAAGGTTACTCTGTAGCTAAAAGCATTCTTGAGAATGGTAGGGCGCTTTCGAAAATGAGGGAAATAATCGCTGCACAAGGCGGTGATCCTAATATTAAACCGGAGGAAATCCCTGTCGGTAACTATACTGCGGCGGTCAAGGCGGAAAGTGGCGGGTATGTCGTTGAGGTCGATAATGAAGCTGTGAAACTTATAGCTAGGGCTGCTGGAGCTCCGGCGGATAAAGGTGCAGGCGTTGTTCTAAGGTTTAAAAGAGGTTATAAGGTGTCTAAGGGAGATACGCTCTTGGAGATTTACTCTGGGAGTGAACACAGGCTTTCCAAAGCCTTAGAGCTCGCTTACTCCCTTATCCCAGTTAGAGTTGAGGGTATGCTTTTAGGTAGAATATCCGAATAA
- a CDS encoding ATP-dependent DNA ligase → MLFSKIADFYEKIEATTKRLEMIDLLVNLFLETPKEIIDKVVYLTTGRIYPMFVPIELGISEKLAMRSIAMIAGVSIKDVENTFKEVGDIGLVAEIFTKKKKQASLFRTPLTVEVVYETLDKIAKESGEGSVEAKIRHLSKLLLDGTPKEAKYIARMVVGKLRLGIADYTILDALAVAFTGSRENRPILERAYNITSDLGLIAKVVATEGLNSVKNFKITVGRPIRMMLAQRATSPEEILERMGGRCSAEYKLDGERMQIHKDGSRVEIFSRRLENITYQYPDVVKLVIENLKAERAIVEGECVAINPDTGEMLPFQQLMRRKRVYGIEEAVEKYPAMIYLFDALLVEDEDLTDKPYPERRKRLAEIVRENERIKLVRAELLDSVEAIEKFFDAAVEEGCEGIMAKSIQSDSIYEAGSRGYKWLKFKREYKTEMTDTIDAVIVGAFMGKGKRAGSYGALLVAVYDEDSDMFKTICKVGTGFSDEDLERLPEILRPYQIPHKHPRVDSKLKADVWFTPAKVIEIIGAELTISQVHTCALGYAKKDSGIAVRFPRFTGRWRDDKGPEEATTVKEVIEMYEQQKKVKVAETVEEDTAK, encoded by the coding sequence ATGCTGTTCTCTAAAATAGCAGATTTTTATGAGAAAATAGAGGCTACGACAAAACGGTTGGAGATGATAGACCTACTTGTTAACCTGTTCCTAGAGACGCCAAAAGAGATAATTGACAAGGTAGTTTACCTGACGACGGGGAGAATTTACCCGATGTTTGTTCCAATAGAGCTTGGTATTTCTGAAAAGTTGGCCATGCGAAGCATCGCTATGATTGCTGGAGTGAGTATTAAGGATGTTGAAAACACCTTTAAAGAGGTTGGTGACATAGGCCTTGTTGCCGAAATATTCACGAAAAAGAAGAAGCAAGCCTCCCTATTCCGGACGCCTTTAACAGTCGAGGTGGTTTATGAAACACTAGATAAGATAGCGAAGGAAAGTGGGGAGGGGTCGGTAGAAGCCAAAATAAGACATCTTTCGAAGCTGCTACTTGACGGTACACCTAAAGAAGCCAAGTATATTGCGAGGATGGTTGTAGGAAAGCTCCGCCTTGGGATAGCAGATTATACAATTCTTGACGCGTTGGCCGTGGCTTTCACAGGGTCTAGAGAAAACAGACCCATCCTTGAGAGGGCTTACAACATCACATCTGACTTAGGACTAATAGCTAAGGTGGTTGCAACAGAGGGGCTTAACTCTGTTAAAAACTTCAAGATCACCGTTGGAAGACCTATAAGGATGATGCTTGCTCAAAGAGCGACATCTCCCGAAGAAATTCTTGAGCGCATGGGTGGCCGTTGCTCAGCCGAATATAAACTTGACGGGGAACGAATGCAAATACACAAGGACGGAAGTAGAGTGGAAATATTTTCTAGGAGACTTGAGAACATAACGTACCAGTACCCAGACGTAGTTAAACTTGTCATAGAAAACCTGAAAGCAGAGAGAGCGATAGTTGAAGGAGAATGCGTGGCCATAAATCCTGATACCGGGGAAATGCTTCCCTTCCAGCAATTGATGAGAAGGAAAAGAGTGTACGGCATAGAGGAAGCCGTAGAGAAGTACCCTGCTATGATCTATCTTTTCGACGCGCTTTTGGTAGAAGATGAAGATTTAACGGATAAACCCTACCCTGAACGCAGAAAGAGACTTGCGGAAATAGTTCGAGAAAACGAGCGTATAAAGTTAGTTAGAGCAGAGCTGCTCGACAGCGTGGAAGCCATAGAGAAATTTTTTGACGCTGCAGTCGAGGAAGGATGCGAAGGTATAATGGCGAAATCCATCCAATCCGACTCCATATATGAGGCTGGAAGTAGAGGATACAAGTGGCTCAAGTTCAAACGAGAGTACAAGACAGAGATGACCGACACTATAGATGCAGTTATAGTTGGAGCGTTTATGGGTAAAGGCAAACGGGCAGGATCCTATGGAGCGCTGCTCGTCGCGGTTTACGACGAGGATTCAGACATGTTCAAAACCATCTGCAAAGTTGGTACAGGCTTTAGTGATGAAGATTTAGAAAGACTGCCGGAGATTCTTAGGCCTTACCAGATACCACACAAACACCCGAGAGTAGATTCAAAGCTAAAGGCAGACGTATGGTTCACTCCAGCCAAAGTTATCGAGATTATTGGGGCTGAATTAACAATAAGCCAAGTTCATACATGTGCCTTGGGATACGCTAAGAAAGACAGCGGGATAGCAGTTAGGTTCCCAAGATTTACTGGTAGGTGGAGGGATGACAAGGGACCAGAAGAAGCTACAACTGTTAAAGAAGTAATCGAGATGTACGAACAACAGAAAAAAGTGAAGGTGGCTGAAACAGTAGAAGAAGACACGGCTAAGTAA